In the Flagellimonas sp. MMG031 genome, one interval contains:
- the rseP gene encoding RIP metalloprotease RseP, with the protein MTPIVIKTIQFFLSLSLLIVLHELGHFIPAKLFKTRVEKFYLFFDVKFSLFKKKIGETVYGIGWLPLGGYVKISGMIDESMDKEQMKQEPKPWEFRSKPAWQRLIIMLGGVTVNFVLAVIIYIGMAYTYGEQYIPMNSLKDGVWVLEKEIGDEVGIQTGDKIIAVDGEELKSFNSVFIELINGNRITIERDGERIEKEIPVDFISTLIEDEDKVRFLFYRTPFMVNNVPDTSHNKNAGFRPKDEFLAINGEPAIYRDQVMDQLEQNKGKDINVLVRREDGSEGQVTASVSSDGKLGIVTAPFTMEEMEQRGILKVETETYSFLESIPAGINKGVSTLSSYMKQLKKIFNPETGAYKGVGGFAAIGGMFPDTWNWPAFWATTAFISIILAFMNILPIPALDGGHVMFLLYEMVTGRKPSDKFLEYAQMVGFFLLIALLLFANGNDLYKWLFK; encoded by the coding sequence GAAGTTTTACCTCTTTTTTGACGTGAAATTTTCCCTCTTCAAAAAGAAAATAGGTGAAACGGTTTATGGTATTGGATGGCTACCCTTGGGCGGATATGTAAAAATATCCGGTATGATCGATGAGAGCATGGACAAGGAACAGATGAAGCAAGAACCCAAGCCATGGGAATTCCGAAGCAAGCCAGCTTGGCAGCGTTTGATCATTATGCTGGGGGGTGTAACCGTAAATTTCGTGTTGGCCGTCATCATTTATATTGGTATGGCCTATACCTATGGTGAACAGTATATTCCCATGAACAGTCTAAAAGATGGTGTGTGGGTACTAGAAAAGGAAATAGGCGATGAAGTGGGCATTCAAACAGGGGACAAGATCATTGCTGTGGATGGTGAAGAGCTGAAATCGTTTAACAGCGTTTTTATTGAGTTGATCAATGGAAACCGAATTACCATTGAAAGGGATGGGGAACGAATAGAAAAGGAAATCCCAGTTGACTTTATCTCTACTCTAATAGAGGACGAGGATAAGGTTCGGTTTTTGTTTTATCGGACGCCATTTATGGTAAACAACGTTCCTGATACTTCGCATAACAAGAATGCAGGATTTAGACCAAAGGATGAGTTTTTAGCCATCAATGGGGAACCTGCCATTTATCGGGACCAAGTGATGGATCAATTGGAACAGAACAAAGGTAAGGATATCAATGTACTGGTTCGTCGGGAAGATGGTTCAGAGGGGCAAGTTACCGCATCGGTAAGCAGTGATGGTAAATTGGGCATTGTTACGGCACCCTTCACCATGGAAGAGATGGAACAAAGAGGGATTTTAAAGGTGGAGACAGAGACCTATTCGTTTTTGGAATCGATTCCAGCGGGTATCAACAAAGGAGTTTCTACACTTTCCAGTTACATGAAGCAGCTCAAGAAGATTTTTAACCCAGAGACAGGAGCCTATAAAGGTGTGGGAGGTTTTGCAGCCATTGGCGGTATGTTCCCAGATACGTGGAACTGGCCAGCTTTTTGGGCGACAACGGCCTTTATTTCCATTATTTTGGCCTTTATGAACATTTTGCCGATTCCTGCCCTGGATGGTGGACACGTAATGTTCCTGCTGTACGAAATGGTTACAGGCCGTAAACCGAGCGACAAGTTTTTGGAGTATGCCCAAATGGTCGGCTTCTTTTTATTGATTGCTTTGTTGCTGTTTGCCAATGGCAACGATTTGTATAAATGGTTGTTTAAATAG
- a CDS encoding DUF4174 domain-containing protein has protein sequence MKNPLILKILILMSYFATKPMSAQNLDDHKWKHRILIVKTAVDHSERFADQLLEFKDSNKELRERKLVLYAIRQDEFSFTDYTNNMENYTGKLPEKGIKPMLNANEAFEIILIGLDGGIKLRKNDIVSREELFSIIDAMPMRRNEMKN, from the coding sequence ATGAAGAATCCACTCATATTAAAAATCCTCATTTTGATGAGTTATTTTGCTACTAAACCTATGTCCGCCCAAAACTTGGACGATCATAAATGGAAACATAGAATCCTTATCGTAAAAACCGCTGTTGACCATTCTGAAAGATTCGCAGACCAGCTATTGGAATTCAAGGACTCGAATAAGGAACTAAGGGAACGAAAACTGGTGCTGTATGCCATTCGGCAAGATGAATTCTCTTTTACGGATTATACCAACAACATGGAGAATTACACCGGAAAACTTCCTGAAAAAGGAATCAAACCCATGCTAAATGCAAACGAAGCGTTTGAGATCATCCTTATTGGCCTGGACGGCGGAATCAAACTTCGAAAAAATGATATCGTTTCCCGAGAAGAGCTATTTAGCATCATAGATGCCATGCCCATGCGAAGAAATGAAATGAAGAATTAA
- a CDS encoding PepSY domain-containing protein, translating into MGRKSENTFREFHRYLGFFLAGIMAVYAISGIVLTFRNTDYLKSEYQVEKTLEPNMQEEALGSALRKRGFKVDKAEGDMVYFDGGTYNMKTGEASYTEKRLPAILESMNKLHKMHTGNPLFWLGIFFGIALLFFAVSAFFMFRPSAPIYKKGLYFAAAGFLLTIVLLMV; encoded by the coding sequence ATGGGAAGAAAATCAGAAAATACGTTTAGGGAATTCCACCGCTATTTGGGGTTCTTTTTGGCCGGAATTATGGCCGTTTACGCCATTAGTGGCATTGTACTTACGTTTCGAAACACCGATTATTTGAAAAGCGAATATCAGGTAGAAAAAACATTGGAACCCAATATGCAGGAAGAGGCTTTGGGCTCCGCTTTGCGCAAAAGAGGCTTTAAGGTGGACAAAGCCGAGGGCGACATGGTATATTTTGATGGCGGCACCTACAATATGAAAACAGGTGAGGCATCCTACACGGAAAAACGTTTGCCCGCTATTTTGGAAAGCATGAACAAACTGCACAAGATGCACACTGGAAATCCATTGTTCTGGTTGGGTATCTTTTTTGGGATAGCCCTACTATTTTTTGCGGTTTCAGCGTTTTTTATGTTTCGTCCCTCCGCTCCCATTTATAAAAAGGGACTGTATTTTGCCGCGGCAGGTTTTCTGCTGACCATAGTCCTGTTAATGGTATAA
- a CDS encoding YceI family protein, translated as MKKLFLAMAFLTGLIVSAQSTWKSDPAHSKVGFGITHLMISQVEGLFSDFEVTATATESFDDATFSVDIKTASIDTDNERRDNHLKSPDFFDAETYPSITFESSSFEKTGDKTFKVMGDLTIHGTTKKVTLDGTVNGIITDQRSNKLKAGLKLTGTINRLEFGVGEESASIGNEVDMTIHLEMAQQ; from the coding sequence ATGAAAAAATTATTTCTTGCAATGGCATTTTTGACCGGCTTGATCGTCAGTGCCCAATCTACATGGAAATCGGACCCAGCACATTCCAAGGTCGGTTTTGGCATTACCCACCTTATGATTTCACAAGTTGAAGGACTTTTTAGCGATTTTGAAGTAACAGCAACGGCCACCGAATCCTTTGATGATGCGACATTCTCTGTGGACATTAAAACGGCGAGTATCGACACGGACAATGAGAGACGCGACAACCATTTGAAGAGCCCAGATTTTTTTGATGCCGAAACATATCCCTCCATCACCTTTGAGAGCAGCAGTTTTGAGAAAACAGGAGACAAGACATTTAAGGTCATGGGAGACCTTACCATTCACGGAACCACCAAAAAGGTGACCTTGGACGGAACAGTGAACGGTATCATCACCGATCAACGGAGCAATAAATTAAAGGCAGGACTAAAGCTTACCGGAACCATCAATCGATTGGAGTTTGGTGTCGGGGAAGAGTCGGCTTCCATAGGAAACGAGGTAGACATGACCATTCACTTGGAAATGGCCCAACAATAA